TACCGACGATGAAGTTACGCCTCCTGTTGACCAAGGCCCGAGTATTACAGTAACTGCAGAAGCCGTGACCGAAGAGTCGGTATCTACCGACACGGTAGTTGCCAACTTCAGCTCAAGCGATCCAGAAGGTGATGCCCAAAGCTATACCTTACTCAACAATGACGATGGCTACTTCGTACTCGACGGCAACCAAGTCAAACTCACCGATGCGGGTGTGGCTGCGATTAACAATGACCAGCTCAACCTGACAGAACTTGAAGTCAGCGTAGAAGTGACAGCCAATGGCCAAACTGCCAGCGACAGTGATACCGCCGCGGTGAACCGTGTGGATGAAGGCCCAAGCATTACGGTGACGGCAGAAGCCGTGACCGAAGAATCGGTCGATACTGATACCGTGGTGGCTAACTTCAGCTCCAGTGACCCAGAGGGTGACGCGCAGACTTACGCTTTACTTAACAACGGCGATGGTTACTTCGTACTCGACGGCAACCAAGTCAAACTCACTGATGTGGGTGTGGCCGCGATTAACAACGACGACCTGAATTTATCAGAGCTAAATGTTAGCGTTGAAGTCACCGCCAATGGCCAAACCGCCAGCGACAGTGATACCGCAGCGGTTAACCGTGTCGATGAAGGCCCAAGCATTACCGTCACGGCAGAAGACGTGACTGAAGAGTCGGTATCTACCGACACGGTAGTTGCCAACTTCAGCTCAAGCGATCCAGAAGGTGATGCCCAAAGCTACGCCTTACTCAACAGCGGCGATGGTTACTTCGTACTCGACGGCAACCAAGTCAAACTCACTGATGTGGGTGTGGCCGCGATTAACAACGACGACCTGAATTTATCAGAGCTAAATGTTAGCGTTGAAGTCACCGCCAATGGCCAAACCGCCAGCGACACTGATACTGCAGCGGTTAACCGTGTCGATGAAGGCCCAAGTATTACGGTGACGGCAGAAGCCGTGACGGAAGAATCGGTCGATACCAATACCGTAGTGGCTAACTTCAGCTCCAGCGATCCAGAAGGTGATGCCCAAAGCTACGCCTTGCTCAACAATGGCGATGGCTACTTCGTCATTGACGGCAATCAAGTCAAACTCACCGATGCTGGCGTGGCGGCGATTAACAACGACGACCTGAATTTATCAGAGCTAAACGTTAGCGTTGAAGTCACCGCCAATGGTCAAACGGCTTCTGCTAGTGATACGGCTGATGTAATTAGAGTGAACGATGCACCTACCACCAGCAATGTGGTGTTAGACCCGGTGGCAGAAGATGCAGTGGGTGGTCGAGTGATCACCGAAGCCGAACTCCTGGCCAATGCCGCAGATATCGATAATGACTTAGCGGATTTATCGGTGAGCAACCTAAGCCTGACTGGTAATGGCACTCTCACCAACAATAACAATGGTACCTGGRCGTATACGCCAGCCGAGAA
The window above is part of the Agarivorans sp. Alg241-V36 genome. Proteins encoded here:
- a CDS encoding retention module-containing protein, which gives rise to MEQSIATSSATIVSIQGQAFAVDAQGSIRPLQPGDSVAPGELIITSQGAQLGFHYGDDQYVLGDNSATQLPEFEPSQALSQLNAANDLDVEALQQAILEGADPTELFEATAAGGTPAGGGSSAGNGGFVTIDRIGGETIAQAGFDTAAPALSSELVDTDSDGDEPLSVVSSNSPDQPTPPVPSPDQAPSISLSVQAISEGAVDTDTVVATFSSSDPDGDLITHSLVNDPQGFFVIDGNEIKLTDAGIAAVNDDQLNLTSLNITIQAEANGLTASDSADLSIARTDDEVTPPVDQGPSITVTAEAVTEESVSTDTVVANFSSSDPEGDAQSYTLLNNDDGYFVLDGNQVKLTDAGVAAINNDQLNLTELEVSVEVTANGQTASDSDTAAVNRVDEGPSITVTAEAVTEESVDTDTVVANFSSSDPEGDAQTYALLNNGDGYFVLDGNQVKLTDVGVAAINNDDLNLSELNVSVEVTANGQTASDSDTAAVNRVDEGPSITVTAEDVTEESVSTDTVVANFSSSDPEGDAQSYALLNSGDGYFVLDGNQVKLTDVGVAAINNDDLNLSELNVSVEVTANGQTASDTDTAAVNRVDEGPSITVTAEAVTEESVDTNTVVANFSSSDPEGDAQSYALLNNGDGYFVIDGNQVKLTDAGVAAINNDDLNLSELNVSVEVTANGQTASASDTADVIRVNDAPTTSNVVLDPVAEDAVGGRVITEAELLANAADIDNDLADLSVSNLSLTGNGTLTNNNNGTWXYTPAE